The genomic stretch CACCGTGCTCGGCTCCCTCAACGATGCCTGCGGCGCCGCTGGCGCGGTGGCCTTCGGCCATCGTTGACCGACCCTGCGCGCGGCGGCCGCGCATGCTCAGGTCGGGACGAAGGAATGGCCGCTGGGGTCGAACAAAGGAATATCAATCAAGGGCTGGCAGACGACCGGGTCAAGTAGCCCAGCGAACATAGTGAGTGGCTACTTGAGGCGGCGGCGGCTCCCCACGCTCATATGCGACCGGAAGCCCTTGCTTTCGGTCTGCCCAGCGGCGAGCGTTCTTGGCTTGGCCACCAGCCGAAGTACCTCGCCCACGCGGGCCTTCCCGGAAACAGGGGAAGAACCTTTTTTCGCCCTATTGCCGGGTGACGATCAGCGAGGCGTTCTGGCCGTCGAAGCCGAAGCCGCAGCCGCAGGGAATCGTTCACCTGCTGTACCTTGCTGGCACGGCCGGCTGGCTCAAAATCCCTGGAAGACCATATCCAAGGCATTGGTGATGTCGGCGAAGCTCCGGGAGAGGTTGGCAACCGGGGTTGCCAAAATCGACGCCGGGACGGCGGCAAGAAATTGCGTGACCATGACAACTGTCAGGCCGTCGATCACAAACGACGGATTGAGCCGTTGGGCGGGGGCCGGGGCAAGGTTGGCCGGCAACAGGGGGACCACGACCCGGGTGTTCAGGCCATCAAGCAGATCGGTCTGCGTGTCCAGCAGATAGCCCGCTCCCTCCGGGTTCGGGTAGACGTCATATTTCGCCATCAGAATTGGCGGTACCGGTCGAGGGGCAGGCCATGGGTTTCCACCCACCGATTGGAGCTTTCCACGGCACCGGCGTTTTCCCGCCGCCATTTTTCCCCCTTGGTTTTGGCGATTTGCCGCCGCAGGCCCAATTCGGCGGCCTGCGAAAGATTGACGTTCAATTCCCGGGCTTCCGCCAGAAGAGCCGTGTCCAAGGACAGATTGGTGGGCTTTTTACGGGCACGCGCATTGGGCATCGCATTCTTCCTAGGCTTTTATGAGCATATGTCATGCGCATGTTTTTGTAAATTACCTGGCCGTACCTAATCACAAACATCTCCGCAAGCCAGGCCGCAAAGCCCGGCCGAGGCATTCGCGGGCTACGCCCG from Alphaproteobacteria bacterium encodes the following:
- a CDS encoding CcdB family protein is translated as MAKYDVYPNPEGAGYLLDTQTDLLDGLNTRVVVPLLPANLAPAPAQRLNPSFVIDGLTVVMVTQFLAAVPASILATPVANLSRSFADITNALDMVFQGF
- a CDS encoding type II toxin-antitoxin system CcdA family antitoxin, whose amino-acid sequence is MPNARARKKPTNLSLDTALLAEARELNVNLSQAAELGLRRQIAKTKGEKWRRENAGAVESSNRWVETHGLPLDRYRQF